GTTTCTGGTTCTCCCGGGAGTAGTGTCGTCTATGTACCGATGGTGTTGTTAGCTGTGGACTAGTTGTAGGTCGATCTGTGTTTTTCGTGTCTTGTTAAAGATGTTAACACCTCGATGTTCTCTTTTGCTCGACAAGGAGCATGTCTAATCCACTACCACACTCTAACCCCGGAGCCCTTAATTGACTCGAATGAGTGAAGTTAAAGGCAGATCTGGCCTGGTTCAGTTGACTCTAATGAATGATTCTAAATGTATGTTCTctcttgttggcaacatgaattgggtCATAGCCCACACGACCAAAAGAACAAAGGTTTTTATTTAGTCAGCTAAATTAATGTCcattgccaaaatattgtttatgaattgcaacaattaaacaaatgaaatagccCGCACATGgttaaatataataacaaattggttcatgtgatatacggggtgataaaaatatactgtttaatatcggatatgaattatgaatatttgatattgaaCAATACTTTTATTACAAACATTCTGATAGCAAATTTGCCCGTTTGCCAACGAGTTATAGGTCATGGTTATCTTTTTGGGGGTTTGCCGCTCGCCTAgtcataaaaatcaaaagaacAATAATTCAATAATCAATAATAAATATCATCTTTATCATCGGCATAATATAGTGAGATGACATTTATAACATTAAACTTTTTAAAGGATTCGAAGGTTGccatgataaaaattttaaacctccAGACTGCTACTCGAAGCGTAATTTTTATCTGTACCTCAGATGAAACAGGAACAAAATGACAGCTGCTGATTGAGTACTATAAATAGTACTTAATCAGCGGCTGTCATTATAGTATGATACATATTACAACGGGACATCACCCGCATTACCATAGTTTACCGGACATCATAGACAAACCTGGCTAATTTGAActtccccgtaagatttgggcggCCCTTAATCGAATCACAACAAAGTGTGGAAGATGTGCCGACTCTCTCTCTACATATGGAgtaaacttccctcgccttcttgtgactgcggcgctgtaAGACAGACGGTCAGACACATAACACAGGACTGTCCACAATACACAGGCGACCCTGCAGACTTTGTAATGACAACCGAAGGGTAAATAGAATTTATAAACAAAcctggacatctgtttgtgattatattaatgcataaatctaaatttaatttaattatctaCTCTGTGAtgtaagccatacgctaaataaaataaaaattataacggaagtgtatttttactaataaatatgataaataactacttaaatttaaataatatacgaaaagtcaaacaatagggcttttcatcgactgtcatttgtttcgagcttgtgtcatgtgtcatataatattaatatatctacgccatacgtctttggtttgtatcattggtatatatcaataacgtatgatgtagatatattaatattatgtgacatatgacagaagcttgaaacaaatgactgtgaatgaaaagccctataaggaATGCTcgtaattttccccttgttgccatattctaaatttgaaaaaatatatagggaataatcaattttttttgacaTGCCGTTTCTATTACAGCGAGCATCTCATTGGCTAGAATTAGTGACGTGTTTATATGACGTCATTACATTTGGTGAGATTTtaaatggtaactgacgtctgtcataatattggaggtaaaatataatgtcaaatgattgttttcaaattatattttatttatttagtttatattttttaaccacAGTTTATTTTTCAACCAACTTCCTTCCCTATCCATGATTGGTCAATTCGTAATAGTTTTGTTTtatggtaggtttagttaggcgttaattttaagaaatgttggtGGCTACATAGGCACAgctcccaaaggccataaaagaagaagataaaaaaataaacaaacaaaaatcataCATAACCTTCTATACGACAACATGACTTTGGCACTTATATTACagatagttatctttgtttcacaacttcaagacaaagagaaacagtgtagcCGGTAGTTGCtgtaaggtttgttccaacacaacgaaaacCGTTATGAAACGATCACGAAACTGCGCGCTGTGAgcaaaataatacgttccatgggttattttgtttactgctCAGTGATCGTTTCATGACGgtttttcgttgtgttggaacaaacctgtAGTAAAtgtaatttgttttttatttggcaacagcgctaTCCCGCCAAATTTGACGGtagcgaaaaaactaatataaggaaaaatttgttgaatttgtttgccgtCAAGTTTGTACCGGTAGGTTATGATATCATTAAATCTATGGGCATTCCTAATTGTTTCGACTTTTCGTTTACCTGTAGGTTAAATTATATTTCTTCATAATATAGGCTATAACAACTGAGGCACTTCTGGATACACCCATTTGACAGTGCACAAGTACGGCTCCTTTGGCAACACCCTCTCTAATAAATTCATAGGTTTCGTCGAAATAAGACAATAAGTCTGAAGAGCTTAAGTCTGGAAGCCTAATGTACTTTATTTGAAGATATCCTAGGGCACTTTTTACAGTACCAGTTAAAGGGAAATCATTGATAGTGAGTATGTgagtaattttgtattttttaagagTTTCAACATTTCTGGCTTCTGCCTCACCACTGAGGTAGAGATTAGTTTCTATCATATCCAATTCATCTGGATACTGCCTTGAACCAGACTTGGAATAAATATTGCTAAAAGATAAAATTGTTTTAGTTAACAGTAACTTTATGATTATGATAATATATAAGTATTCTTTGAAAACCTCAAAATGTCTTTAAACTTAAAATATTGTTATTGATGACACCTGCAACTTAggaatcacaagaaaaatccaggtccgaatTAACAagaaatataaagtaattgtgccCTTGAAACAACGCCCtatatattgacattttcaaaatccgtttgcatattttaaaaggACGCAAAAAACTAAGTTAAATGATTCgcttcaatagggaacttgcacatttttctATTACGTAGGTAATAATgttcagatttgtttaaaaatgagatttccaaaatttcacgcttcaaaatcTCATATTCACTTAGAAgtgcaaatttaaaattttctgtgatttaaaatagttcaaacgacccgtgacgtcacatagttctACTATATGGttatgtttatggttatatttaggtatattcgtCTTCTTTaatttattggcctccacctacttaggtatttggccagctcatcgtcgcggaataaggtaAAAACATTTAATTCGAATGACAtgtatcgtatgtcattgtaataatatataccagtgtgttgagattggagtttgatagagtttttgaaggaaaggaaagaaggtttactatggaaaataaaagaaaacactataagtgttgtttagtgccattttgtaaaagtgcaagttttctatgtatttaaaatagttcaaacgatcaaaaacacttgtgacgtcacataactgtttttctactgacgtttataatgtctaatttaaaagtatatacaattttgtttactttattggtgcagaatgtaaacacaCAATCATAAATATGACGTCACGACGTGTTTTGGGCTAGCTGCAATAATTTGAATTTAAAATCGTCTTTAGaggccaaacggaacacaaaaacaacttttttatctttgatacatgttttaaattatgttctgttgcgATTTAtgacatttttttcgaatttaaaattttatgcaagttccctattttttgcgcagacaatttaatgaccttaattttgaaattatgttaaaattttgaacagctaagaGATTAAAAAGCAAGTATTATTAACTcttaataataaattaactattttgattgggaataataaattattaaataataaattattaaagtcaaTAAATACTTACTTTgtgtatatttttaatatgttgtacCTTTGAGGAAACAGTGATACAAGTGCAAATTTTCCACAAATTGAATTATCAACAACGATATTAAAAATACTCGTCTTTGTCTGGGGACCCAAAAGTTGGTATTGCAACTCTTCCttttagtcgaagcaataaagcactaaaatcggccttacctctgaaaaaaaaaaggaaaagacgtatcttaataattctttttgcattcgattcgtgaatgcgttaggaaactttgtgaaccggagccattatataaaattgaaaaactacatacaaaaaatgcattcttaaagtgcatctcaaaaagacaataaaaaatattcagacCTCGTCAatttatcggcggaaatgagtccaattttgttactcggaggtttttggggtcgctgaaaacgaatataacgtcaaaagtgatctccggagtacctggtgcccagggtacctactgtttacctcgtcttgtgaagttttcggcaaattcattaaaaattagtcaaaaatcattactcgggggttttttggggccgctaacgacgagtatgacatcggaagtgatttttgGGAGttcctggtgcccagggtacctactgtttacctctcttagggagttttcggcaaaacatttattaaaaaattagtcaaaaatacctacttggggggtttttagggtcgctaacgacgaatatgacatcggaagccatctccggaatacctggtgcccagagtacccacttcttctggagttttcggcaaattaattaaaaaattagtcaaaaatcattactcggggggttttgggtcgctgaccacgaatatgacatcggaagtgatctacggattacctggtacccagggtacctactgtttacctcgttttctggagttttcggcaaattcattaaaaaattagtcaaaaatcattagtcacgagataaacagtaggtaccctgggcaccaggtacaacggagatcacttccgatgtcatattcgtcgtcaaaGACCCCAATAACCCctgagtaatgaattttgactaattttttaatgaatttgccaaaaactccagaaaTCGAGGTAAACAGTATGTACTCTGGGTACCAAGTACTCCGTAGAGCACTTcagatgtcatattcgtcgtcagcgacccaaaaacccccgagtaattgtTTTTGgctattttttaatgaatttaccGAAAACTCCAtgagaagtaggtaccctgggcaccaggtattccggagatcgcttccgatgtcatattcgtcgttagcgaccccaaaaacccgcaagtaattatttttgactaaatttttaataaattttttgccgaaaactccacatgacgaggtaaacagtagataccctgggcaccaagtactccggaaattacttccgat
This genomic window from Diabrotica virgifera virgifera chromosome 1, PGI_DIABVI_V3a contains:
- the LOC126892136 gene encoding protein phosphatase Slingshot homolog 3-like, which codes for MDNIYSKSGSRQYPDELDMIETNLYLSGEAEARNVETLKKYKITHILTINDFPLTGTVKSALGYLQIKYIRLPDLSSSDLLSYFDETYEFIREGVAKGAVLVHCQMGVSRSASVVIAYIMKKYNLTYRRHYSRENQKPDPESHTEPEINLQIQKATTEPEIYLQIQKATTEPEINLQNQKPDPESHYRARDQPTDPEGHYKARYQPTDPEGHYRARDQTTGSLAEPLQNQESHNVQKHKQIVSF